ACGGACCCGTGGTCCCGTCCGTCGCGGCTGAACGGTCCCCCGTACGTCCGCACGCCCTCCGGGCCGGACGTTCGGCCGGCGGCCGTCACGGTCGTGCAGTCTCGGCCCGCGTGCCGCGGTCAGCCCTGATGAGTGGGACGGTCGAGGCTCCGGAGGGTTTCCGAGCGCCTCCGGTACTCCTCGTCGTCGATGTCGCCGTGGGCGTATCGCTCCGCGAGGATCTCCTCTGCCCGCCTCGGCGAATCCGCCCGGCCCGCCCAGCGCCGCTCGGTTCCTCCGGACGGTGCGCCACCCTCGCCGGTCCGGCGTGCCAGGAAGTAGACCCCGAGCAGCAGCAGGATGAGGAAGGCCGCCGTTCCGACCACCATGAGTGCGATGAACCAGCCTCCCGGGCCGTGGCCGTACCAGTACATGACCGGATCCTCCTCGCGATGTCGTGGATCCCTCGTACCCCTCCACGATCCGTCCCGTGCCAGGACGAAGGCGAGGGCCGAACGGCCCCGCCGGGCACGCCGGCCGTCCCCCGCGAGCGGACTGTCGGCCCCAGGGCGCCGAGCGGGCCGTCCGTTCCCCCTGCGCCGAGCGGGCCGTCCGTTCCCCGGGCGCGCGCCGCGGGGACCATTGGACCCCGCCGAGCGGCCTGTTCGGCCCCTGCCGGGCCCGGTCCGCCGCGGTTGAATTGCCGTGCCGCGGTCGAATCGCCATGTCGTACGCGCGGACGGGCGCGCGGTACGCACCGGGCTCGCCGCACACCCGGGGCCGTGGTCCGCTCGATCGCCCGGGCCCCATGGGCGCCGGCTCGACAGGAGTGGCGAACATGAAGCACAGCAAGGTCGGAAGCCTGATGGTGGGGGAGGTCGTCTCGGTCGTGCCGTCGACCCCGTTCAAGGAAGTCGCCAAGCAGCTCGCCGAGCACGACATCAGCGGTCTGCCGGTCCTCGACGAGGACGACCGGGTGGTCGGCGTCGTCTCGGAGACCGATCTCCTGACGCGCCAGGCCGCCGCCGGTCCCGATGCCGGTCCCGCCGTCCACGCGTCGTGGTACGGCGCCGGCGGCTTCCCCGGCGACGACCGGGACGCGCCCACCGCCGGACGGCTGATGTCCACGCCCGCGGTGACCGTCCACGCAGAGGACACGATCGCCGAGGCGGCCCGCACCATGCTGCGGCGCGGTGTCGAGCGGATGCCCGTCGTCGACGAGGAGGACCGCCTGGTCGGCATCGTCACACGGCGTGACCTGCTCCAGGTGTTCCTCCGGCCCGATCCGGAGATCCGTCTTCAGGTGGTCGAGGAGGTGCTGGTGGGCGCGCTGGGCCTGGCGCCCGACGCGATCGACGTCCATGTCGTCGACGGAAGGGTCACCCTGGAAGGGCGACTCGAGGCGGCCGGGCAGATCCCCCTCCTGGTGAAGCTGACGGAGCAGATGGACGGGGTGGTCGCGGTGAGCCAGCACCTGGCCGCACCCTCCGACGGGTCCCGGCCCGCGGCATGGTCGTCGGGAGGGCCGCCCCGCGCCTGGGACCGGGGCGACGCGTAGGGCGGTACGGAAAGAGGGGGCACACCCCGGCGAGCGCCCGGGCCGGTGCGCCCCGTGACCGGCCTGCCGTACAGCCTGCCCGCGAGGGTGAGGTGGGCCGGCGCGTCGCCGAAGGAGGCGCTGCGTCGACGACGGTCGGCGGATCCCCGTGCCCGCCCGACCGCGTTCGCCGCCCCCGCGGAGGGAGCCGCCCGGACGACGCGGACGCGTGCGTGCGGGCCGGGACCGCGGGGCAGAGTCGACGTATGAGCGGCGAAGCCGACGACCGGGACCCGGGCCTGTTCGGCCCCGCGTCGGTCACCTGGCAGATGCACGGCGACCCCATGATGTGGATCGCCGGGGTCCGCGCGCTCTACCTCCAGGCCCTGCACCCCCGCGCCGTACGCGGAGTCATGGCCAACAGCGACTTCCGCAAGGACGCCTGGGGCCGGCTGCTGCGCACCGCGAACTTCGTCGGCACCATCTCCTACGGCACCACCGAGGCCGCCGAGCGGGCCGGTGCCCGCGTCCGCAGGATCCACCGCCTCCTCGGCGTGGACGATCCCGACCTGCTGCTCTGGGTGCACTGCGCCGAGGTGGACTCGTACCTGGACGTCCTGCGGCGTTCTGGCTTCCCCCTCACCGGCGCCCAGGCGGACCGGTACGTCGACGAGCACCGGACGAGCGCCCGCCTCGTCGGACTCGACCCGGCAAGCCGTCCCCGCCACCAGGGCGGCGCTCGCCGGGTACTTCGCCGGCGTACGGCCCGCGCTGGAAGCCGGTGCGGACGCCCGCGTCGTCGACGGCTTCCTGCGCCGCCCGCCCGTCCACCCCCTGCTCGTCCCGGCGCGTGGACTGATCTGGCGGCGCGTCGCCGCGCTCGCCTACGACGCGCTGCCCCCGTACGCCCACGACCTCTACGGCCGGCCCGCGCCCCCGCCCGGACGCGTCACCCGGCGGCTCTGCGCCACCGGAGCGGCCCTGCGCTGCGTCCCCTCGCGCGTGCGCTGGCAGCTGCCGCCAGGTCACATCTTGAAGGCGATGGCGCGACTCGGGCCCGGGAGCAGGCCGGCACCGTACAAACTGCGCAGACAGGCGGCCATACTGGACGGGCCGGGGAGGGCGTAGCGAAGCGACGGGGGCGACTGCACGCGATGGCGGACACCAGGCTGATCCAGGGCCGGTACCGGCTGCTTGAACTGATCGGTCGGGGCGGCATGGGCGAGGTGTGGCAGGCCCGCGACGAGTCGTTGGGCAGGCGGGTCGCGGTCAAGTGCCTCAAACCGCTCGGGCCGCAGCACGATCGGACGTTCATACGGGTCCTGCGGGAGCGCTTCCGCAGGGAGGCCAGGGTCGCCGCCGCCCTGCAGCACCGCGGCGTGACCGTCGTCCATGACTTCGGCGAGCACGAGGGCGTGCTCTACCTGGTGATGGAACTGCTCGAGGGCCGCAACCTCAGCCAGCTGATGGACGACAACGAGCAGCATCCGCTGCCGGTGTCCGACGTCGTCGACATCGCGGACCAGGTCGCCGACGCCCTCGCCTACACCCATGAACAGAACATCGTCCACCGGGACCTGAAGCCTGCCAACATCATGCGGCTCACCGACGGCACGGTGAAGATCTGCGACTTCGGCATCGCCCGGCTCGGCCACGACATCGGGTTCACGTCCCGGCTCACCGGCACGGGCATCGCCATGGGCACCCCCCACTACATGTCGCCCGAGCAGATCGGCGGGGGCCACGTCGACCACCGCAGTGACCTGTACTCCCTGGGGTGCGTGCTGTACGAGATCGCCACCGGCGCGCCGCCCTTCGACCTCGGCGACTCCTGGTCCATCCTCGTCGGCCACCGCGACACCGCGCCCCGGCCGCTGCGCAGCCACCGGCCGGAACTCCCCGACTTCATCGAGGAGATCGTCCTCGAACTGCTCGCCAAGACTCCCGAGGAGCGGCCCGCCGACGCCAAGGACCTGCGCCGCAGGATCGGCGCCGGGCGCGTGACGGCCACGCCCGCCGCCGGCACCGTGCCGCCGCCCCCGCATCGGCACGACGGCGGAGAACCGGGGCTGCCGTCCTGGACGCGCGGGATGACGACCGGTCACAAGGCGATCACGGTCTCGGCGCTGCGGGCCCTGCCGCCCGACTTCACGGCGGGCCTGACCGGCGAATGGACCACCGGCGTGGATCTGCGCGGTCCCGCACCCGTGCGGCTGCCCCGGCCGGAGAGGCCCACCCCGTCGCCGGAACTGCTGGCCGTCCTCACCGGCCGGCACAACGCCGGGCTCAGCCTCGGCAGGCTCGGCCGCTGGGAGGAGGCGGGCGAGGTGCACCGGGCGGTCGCCACCGAACGCGAGCACGCGCTCGGTCCCGACCACCCGGACACCCTCGCCAGCCGGTACGAGGTCGGCTTCACGCTCAGCAGGACCGGCCGGGCGGCCGACGCGCTCCGCGAGTTCGGCCGCGTCGCCGAGGGCCGCGAGCGAACCCTGGGCCCCGACCACCCGGAGACCCTGGCCGCCCGCCAGGAGATGGCGTACGTCCTCGGCCGGCTCGGCCGGCACTTCGAGGCGCACCAGGTGTACACGTCGGTGCTCGCCTCCCGGGAACGGACCGTCGGGCCGGAGCACCCCGACACCCTGCGCTGCCGTCACAACCTCGCCTTCAACCTGAGCCGTCTCGGCCGGCTCGAGGACTCGTACCGCATGGCGGATGAGGTGGCCGCGGCGCGCACCCGGGTGCTGGGCGCCGGGCATCCGGACACGCTCGTCACCCGGTACGAGGTCGCTTACGCCCTCGGCCAGCTGGGCCGCTGGACCGAAGCCCTGCAGAACTACCGGGACGTGGCGGGGGCCCGCGCGCAGGCGCTCGGTCCCGACCACCCGGACACCCTCGCCGCACGTTACGAGATCGGGATCAGCCTCGGCCGTCTGGGAAGGAGCGCCGAGGCGCTGGAGCAGTACCGGGCGCTGGTGGCCGACCGCACCCGGGTCCACGGCGCAGCCGACCCGGAGACCCTGCGGGCCCGCCACGGGCTCGGCGTCAACCTGGGCCGGCTCGCCCGGTGGGAGGAGGCGCTGGCCGAGGCCCGTGACGTCTGCGCCGTCCGTGAGCGGGTCCTCGGTCCCGACCACCCGGACACCCTCGTCAGCCGCCGTGAAGTCGCGGTCGGCCTGGGCTGGTTGGGCCGCTGGAGCGACGCGCTGGCCGTCTACCAGCAGGTGGCCGAGTCCCGCGAACGCGTCCTCGGCGCAGGTCACCCCGACGCCCTGGCCAGCCGCAACGACCAGGCCCACTGCCTGGAGCAACTCGGCCGAGGCGGCGAGGCAGTCGAGCTCTACCGCCGCGTCGCGGCGCTCCGGCGGCAGGGCGGGGCGGGCTGACCGCCCTGCCCCGGGGCGGGACGGACTGTGGGTCGGTCCGGTCCTCTCCGGTGGACGCCGGAGTGGGCTCTGGGCAGGCGAGCCCTCCGTGACGGGTGCGTCCGGCACGCCGCGTAGCGTAGCGGCGTTCCCGTCGCGACCGCACCGCCCGGTGGACGCCGGAGTGGGCTCTGGGCAGGCGAGCCCTCCGTGACGGGTGCGTCCGGCACGCCGCGTAGCGTAGCGGCGTTCCCGTCGCGACCGCACCGTCCGGTGGACGCCGGAGTGGGCTCTGGGCAGGCGAGCCCTCCGTGACGGGTGCGTCCGGCACGCCGCGTAGCGGCCTTCCCGTCGCGACCGCACACTGTGACCATGACGGACCTGGCCGAGGAGAGGGAACGCGGCCGTGCCGTGCGCAAGGAGGTTCCGCGGTCCTCCCACGGAAGCTGGATCCCGGCCGCCGACCGGCCGGATCCGCTCGCGGTGCTGGAGGACCAGGCGAAGACCCGTGAGCCGGACCTGGTGCCCGTGCGGTACGGACGGATGGCCGTCTCGCCGTTCACCTATCTGCGGGGCGCTCCGGCCGTCATGGCCGCCGATCTCGCCGTCCAGCGGAACACCGGTCTCCGGGTCCAGCTCTGCGGCGACGCCCATCTGCTGAACTTCGGGGTCTTCGCCTCGCCCGAACGCACCCTGCTGTTCGACCTCAACGACTTCGACGAGACGCTGCCGGGCCCCTTCGAGTGGGACGTGAAACGCCTCGTCGCCAGCGTCGCCGTCGCCGCACGGGACAACGGCCAGCCGGACGCCGGGGCCCGCCGGGCCGCGCGGGCGGCGTCCGAGTCGTACCGGCTGTCCATGCGGCAGCTCGCCGGGCTCGGTGAGCTCGACGTCTGGTACGAGCGCATCGCCGCCGAGGATCTGGTGCCCCTCGTGCGCGACCTGGAGCGGGCGCGCCTCGAGGCCCGGCTGGCCAAGGCGCGGCGCCGGACGAGTCTGCAGGCGCTGGAGAGACTGACCGAGGTCGTCGGCGGACGGCGCCGGATCGTGCAGGATCCGCCGCTGCTCGAGGCCGTGGCCGGGCTCGACGCCGCGTCCGTGCGCAAGATCCTCAGCGACTACCGCAGCACGCTGCCCGAGGACCGCAGGGTCCTGCTGGACCGGTACCGGTTCGTCGAGGCGGCCCGCAAGGTCGTCGGTGTCGGCAGTGTCGGGACGCGCTGCTTCGTCGCGCTGATGACCGGACGCGACACGGAGGACCCGCTCTTCCTGCAGATCAAGGAGGCCCAGCGGTCCGTGCTGGAGCCCCATCTGCCGAAGTCCGCCTACCGCCACCAGGGCCAGCGCGTCGTCGCCGGCCAGCGGCTGCTGCAGGCGGCGAGCGACATCTTCCTCGGCTGGGTCAGCGGACCGGGCGGCCGGCACTTCTACTGGCGCCAGCTACGGGACATGAAGGGCTCGGCGGACGTCGCGACGATGTCACCGACGCTGCTGCGCGACTACGCGGCGCTCTGCGGCAGGGCGCTGGCCCGGGCCCACGCCCGGTCCGGGGAGCGCATCGCGATCGCCGCGTACCTCGGCGCGTCCGACACCTTCGACCGGGCCATGGGCGACTTCGCGGTGGCGTACGCCGACCGGACCGTCGAGGACCACCGGGCCCTCCTCGCGGCCATCGGGTCCGGGTCGGTCGAGGCCGCCCCGGGTGTCTGAGGCCGCCTTCCGGGCCCGGCGCCGCCTTCCGGGTGCGCGGGGCGTCATGCGTTCCGGCCCCGAGTCGCCGCCCGGCCGGGGGCTCCCTCCTCGCGGCCATCGGGTCCGGGTCGGTCGAGGCCGCCCCGGGTGTCTGAGGCCGCCTTCCGGGCCCGGCGCCGCCTTCCGGGTGCGCGGGGCGTCATGCGTTCCGGCCCCGAGTCGCCGCCCGGCCGGGGGCTCCCTCCTCGCGGCCATCGGGTCCGGGTCGGTCGAGGCCGCCCCGGGTGTCTGAGGCCGCCTTCCGAGCCCGGCGCCGCCTCCCGGCCCCGAACCGCCTCCCGGCCCCGGGGGCTCCCTTCCCTCGCCGACGGGCACCGGCAGCGTCCGCATCCGGGGCGCCCCGCGGCGCGGTACCGCCTCCCGTCTCCGGGGGACCTCCACGGTCCGGGACCGCGAACGTGACGCCGCCCTCTGGTCCGCGCGATCATCGCGTGTTACGAAGAGGCATGCCTGCAGCCTCCTCCGAATCGTTCAGCCGGTCCGGGTACGACGCCGTCATCGTGGGCGGCGGCCACAACGGACTGGTCGCCGCCGCCTACCTGGCCCGTGCGGGGCGTACCGTCCTGGTCCTCGAGCGCCTCGGGAACACCGGGGGAGCGGCCGTCTCCACCCGACCGTTCGCCGGTGTCGACGCGCGGCTGTCCCGCTACTCGTACCTGGTGTCCCTGCTGCCCGGCAGCATCGTCCGCGACCTCGGGCTGGCGTTCTCGGTCCGCAAGCGCACCGTCTCCTCGTACACCCCGGTCCTGCGCGACGGCCGGGCCACCGGACTGCTCGTCGGCGGCGACCGTACGCGCGAGTCGTTCGCGGCCCTCACCGGCTCCGACCGCGAGTACACCGCCTGGGAGGCGTTCTACGACCGGACGAGGCAGGTCGCCGAGAGGGTCTTCCCCACGCTGACGCAGCCGCTGCCGACCCGCCGGGAGCTGCGGGAGCGGGTCGGGGACGAGACGGCCTGGCGGACGCTGTTCGAGGAGCCCATCGGTGCCGCGATCGAGGAGAACTTCACCGACGACCTGGTGCGCGGCGTCGTCCTGACCGATGCCCTCATCGGTACGTTCGCGGACGCCCACGACCCGTCGCTGGTCCAGAACCGCTGCTTCCTCTACCACGTCATCGGCAACGGCACCGGCGACTGGGACGTGCCCGTCGGCGGGATGGGCGCGCTGACCGACGCGCTCGCCGGGGCCGCCCGGGCCGCCGGCGCCGAGATCGTCACCGGCCATGAGGCGATCCGGATCGAGACCGACGGGACGGCCGCCGAGGTCGTCTTCCGCACGGACGACCGCGAAGGCACGGTCGCCGCCCGCAAGGTGCTGGTCAACGCCTCCCCGCAGGCCCTGTCCGCCCTTCTCGGCGAGCCCGCCCCGCCCCCGGCGGAGGGCGCCCAGCTCAAGGTCAACATGCTGCTGCGCCGGTTGCCCCGGCTGCGGGACCGCTCGGTCGATCCGCGGGAGGCATTCTCCGGAACCTTCCACATCTCCGAGGGATACGGCCAGCTGGCGGCGGCGTACGCCCAGGCCGAGGCCGGACGCCTGCCCGAGGCGCCGCCGTCGGAGATCTACTGCCACTCGCTGACCGACCCGTCCATTCTCGGCCCCGAACTGGCCGCCCAGGGCTACCAGACCCTGACCCTGTTCGGGCTCCACACGCCGGCCCGGCTGTTCACCGAGGCGCCGGACGCGACCCGTGACGCGCTGCTCAAGGCGACCCTCGCCGAGCTCGACGCCCATCTGGACGAGCCGATCACCGACTGTCTGGCGCTCGACGAGGCGGGGCGTCCCTGCATCGAGGCGAAGACCCCGCTGGATCTGGAGCAGGATCTGAGGCTCCCCGGCGGGCACATCTTCCACCGCGATCTCGCCTTCCCCTGGGCGGACGGCTCGACCGGCCGCTGGGGAGTGGAGACCGGTCATGCCAATGTGCTGCTCTGCGGCGCGGGGGCCGTGCGCGGCGGGGGTGTGAGCGGCATCCCGGGCCACAACGCGGCGATGGCGGCACTGGGTCGCTGACGTTCCGTCGCCGGAGGCGGGCGGCCGGGATCCGGCCGCCCGCCTCCGGCGACGGAGTGATCAGAGCCCGGCGGCGGCCGCGGTGTGGAAGGTACGCCGGTAGGCGGCGGGGGAGGCGCCGACGAGTTCGCGCATGTGCTGCCGCAGCGAGTTGGCGCTGCCGAAGCCGGCGCGGTCGGCCACCAGGTCGATCGACAGGTCGCTGGTCTCCAGCAGTTGCTTGGCCACCTCGACCCGCTGGGCGGTGAGCCACTGGCCGGGGGTGACTCCCGCCTCGTCGCGGAACCGCCGGGTGAACGTCCGCACGCTCATCCGCGCGTGCGCGGCCAGCTCGCCCAGCGTCAGCGGGCGGTCCAGCCGCTCCAGCGCCCAGGCCCGGGTGGGGGTGGTGGTGGCCGTCGTGGGCTCGGGCACGGGCCGCTCGATGTACTGGGCCTGGCCGCCGTCGCGCCACGGAGGGACGATGCAGCGGCGGGCCACCTGATTGGCGAGCGCACTGCCGTGGTCGCGCCGCACCAGGTGCAGGCACACGTCGACGCCGGCGGCCGCGCCGGCCG
The genomic region above belongs to Streptomyces marianii and contains:
- a CDS encoding SHOCT domain-containing protein, with amino-acid sequence MYWYGHGPGGWFIALMVVGTAAFLILLLLGVYFLARRTGEGGAPSGGTERRWAGRADSPRRAEEILAERYAHGDIDDEEYRRRSETLRSLDRPTHQG
- a CDS encoding phytoene desaturase family protein gives rise to the protein MPAASSESFSRSGYDAVIVGGGHNGLVAAAYLARAGRTVLVLERLGNTGGAAVSTRPFAGVDARLSRYSYLVSLLPGSIVRDLGLAFSVRKRTVSSYTPVLRDGRATGLLVGGDRTRESFAALTGSDREYTAWEAFYDRTRQVAERVFPTLTQPLPTRRELRERVGDETAWRTLFEEPIGAAIEENFTDDLVRGVVLTDALIGTFADAHDPSLVQNRCFLYHVIGNGTGDWDVPVGGMGALTDALAGAARAAGAEIVTGHEAIRIETDGTAAEVVFRTDDREGTVAARKVLVNASPQALSALLGEPAPPPAEGAQLKVNMLLRRLPRLRDRSVDPREAFSGTFHISEGYGQLAAAYAQAEAGRLPEAPPSEIYCHSLTDPSILGPELAAQGYQTLTLFGLHTPARLFTEAPDATRDALLKATLAELDAHLDEPITDCLALDEAGRPCIEAKTPLDLEQDLRLPGGHIFHRDLAFPWADGSTGRWGVETGHANVLLCGAGAVRGGGVSGIPGHNAAMAALGR
- a CDS encoding serine/threonine-protein kinase — translated: MADTRLIQGRYRLLELIGRGGMGEVWQARDESLGRRVAVKCLKPLGPQHDRTFIRVLRERFRREARVAAALQHRGVTVVHDFGEHEGVLYLVMELLEGRNLSQLMDDNEQHPLPVSDVVDIADQVADALAYTHEQNIVHRDLKPANIMRLTDGTVKICDFGIARLGHDIGFTSRLTGTGIAMGTPHYMSPEQIGGGHVDHRSDLYSLGCVLYEIATGAPPFDLGDSWSILVGHRDTAPRPLRSHRPELPDFIEEIVLELLAKTPEERPADAKDLRRRIGAGRVTATPAAGTVPPPPHRHDGGEPGLPSWTRGMTTGHKAITVSALRALPPDFTAGLTGEWTTGVDLRGPAPVRLPRPERPTPSPELLAVLTGRHNAGLSLGRLGRWEEAGEVHRAVATEREHALGPDHPDTLASRYEVGFTLSRTGRAADALREFGRVAEGRERTLGPDHPETLAARQEMAYVLGRLGRHFEAHQVYTSVLASRERTVGPEHPDTLRCRHNLAFNLSRLGRLEDSYRMADEVAAARTRVLGAGHPDTLVTRYEVAYALGQLGRWTEALQNYRDVAGARAQALGPDHPDTLAARYEIGISLGRLGRSAEALEQYRALVADRTRVHGAADPETLRARHGLGVNLGRLARWEEALAEARDVCAVRERVLGPDHPDTLVSRREVAVGLGWLGRWSDALAVYQQVAESRERVLGAGHPDALASRNDQAHCLEQLGRGGEAVELYRRVAALRRQGGAG
- a CDS encoding DUF2252 domain-containing protein — protein: MTDLAEERERGRAVRKEVPRSSHGSWIPAADRPDPLAVLEDQAKTREPDLVPVRYGRMAVSPFTYLRGAPAVMAADLAVQRNTGLRVQLCGDAHLLNFGVFASPERTLLFDLNDFDETLPGPFEWDVKRLVASVAVAARDNGQPDAGARRAARAASESYRLSMRQLAGLGELDVWYERIAAEDLVPLVRDLERARLEARLAKARRRTSLQALERLTEVVGGRRRIVQDPPLLEAVAGLDAASVRKILSDYRSTLPEDRRVLLDRYRFVEAARKVVGVGSVGTRCFVALMTGRDTEDPLFLQIKEAQRSVLEPHLPKSAYRHQGQRVVAGQRLLQAASDIFLGWVSGPGGRHFYWRQLRDMKGSADVATMSPTLLRDYAALCGRALARAHARSGERIAIAAYLGASDTFDRAMGDFAVAYADRTVEDHRALLAAIGSGSVEAAPGV
- a CDS encoding CBS domain-containing protein, with product MKHSKVGSLMVGEVVSVVPSTPFKEVAKQLAEHDISGLPVLDEDDRVVGVVSETDLLTRQAAAGPDAGPAVHASWYGAGGFPGDDRDAPTAGRLMSTPAVTVHAEDTIAEAARTMLRRGVERMPVVDEEDRLVGIVTRRDLLQVFLRPDPEIRLQVVEEVLVGALGLAPDAIDVHVVDGRVTLEGRLEAAGQIPLLVKLTEQMDGVVAVSQHLAAPSDGSRPAAWSSGGPPRAWDRGDA